In Lolium rigidum isolate FL_2022 chromosome 7, APGP_CSIRO_Lrig_0.1, whole genome shotgun sequence, the DNA window TGCAGGCGTCGTTCTCGTCGCCGTTCATGCGCGCGAACACGGCGGTGTCCGCCATGGTCCGCGACAGCTTCACCACGGTTGGGTACACCTTGACGCACGGCCCGCAGTGCTTGAGCCCGACGTCGAGCACCAGCAGCTTCCCGTCCTCGCCGCTGTTCTCCGCCATCAGCGCCTCCACGTCCGCCCGGTTGTGCAGCTGCACCACGGCGGCGTGGTTGTCGCCGTAGTAGAGCACGTCGCCGGCCAGCTGGTCAGGCCCGATCCCTTCCTCCTCGTGCACCTTCTCGGTGCCCTTGTAGAAGGAGAAGTGCGGCACCTGGGTGATGCCCTCCCGCTGGCACAGCTCCCGCGTCGCATCCGACTCGTCGCCCATCACCAGCAGGAAGTCCACGTCGCCGCAGGTGCGGCTCAGCTCCACCATGCACGGGTAGATGCGGCTGCTGTTCACGCTGTGGCTCGCCGCGAACTCAACCACCACCAGACGGTTCTTGGCCGCCTGCAGCGCGCTGTCCAGCTCCTCTGCGCTGTGTACCTGCACCACGCGCGCGTCCTTACCGCCCTTGTCGCCGGACTCGGACGGCTTCGCCTTCTCTTTCTCCGCGCCGGATACCGCCGCCCGCAGCACCACCGCGCGCCGCCTCTGCGCCGTCGCCGGCAGGAACCTGACCTTGCTGCTGCCGCCACTGACAGGCGTGGCGCTCAGGCTGGCTGTGGCGGTGGAGCTGGCCAGGGTGGCCAAGAAGCTCGCGGTGGAGGCCATTGATGCTATCTAATTATTCGAGCAGCTGCAAGTGAGGATGTCTTCtgagagagagaaggggggagaaGAGAGATGCGGAACTGGACGGGATAAAAGGCTTTGGAGAATAGGATGACAGGGGAATCGGTCTCCAATCAAAATCCATCCACTCATCATGGTTTGTGGCTGGTGTTTCATTCAGCTCAgattttttctttgattttcccTTAAGTGCGATTTTGTTGGTTTCTTGGCGCGACCACAATCCTCAATCTGATTTTTTTCTCACCCCTTGTTATGTGTCATGGGCTCTACCATCAATTTGCTTTGAAATTTCGAGTAAGCTGTTTTTATACCTGGGTGTGGTAATTTGGATGTTTTGATTATTTGGCATTTCTGAAGGTCATTATTATAATAAGGGTGTGACTACTTCTTAGTCGACTGAGAACTAATGTTCTCAAATTTTTGTTGCAACTTACTTGGATGTTTTGATTATTTGGCATTTCTGAAGGTCATTATTATAATAAGGGTGTGACTACTTCTTAATCGACTAACGAATCACGATACAAATCAAATGGTATTAAACTTGATTGAGCATGAAGTTAGTTCTCATCTAGCTAAGAACTAGTAAATCCCTTATAATAACATAGCACCTACATAAATTATTTTCAGGGAGGCAGGGGTTTCAACTTCCTTTttttcataaaaaaaattagtgtATAGTTTCACAGTCTGAAACTATATGATGTGTCCCTTCCGGATAACACACAATTTATTTCCCTCACCGTCCACTCTCGCTCACGGTGTCCTCTACACTTCTCTCACCATCTCGTCTCCCTCCAATGGCAACCATCACCGTGGCAATGATGACATGGACAACTATCTCCTATATGATTGTGACGCATTCCTCATCCTCGACGGTGGCAATGACGATACATAATCCTCAAACCCTAGGTTAGTATTATTTGTTGTAAACTAGTTCTCATCTAGACTCTTTTGTCCCATTTTGTGTTGCAAGGTATATTTGAGGCTAGATCTCATTAGTGTGGATGAATTGAGGATGTGGTTAGCATTGTTGTTTACTTGGCTGGTTCTATAGGCCATGAAGAACAATAATATCTTAGGTATTTTCTACCTTCTATATCATTTGTTGTGTTTTTCTATAGGAGGCATCAATGTTGGCGCGGATGATTATATT includes these proteins:
- the LOC124673894 gene encoding thioredoxin-like protein CDSP32, chloroplastic, which encodes MASTASFLATLASSTATASLSATPVSGGSSKVRFLPATAQRRRAVVLRAAVSGAEKEKAKPSESGDKGGKDARVVQVHSAEELDSALQAAKNRLVVVEFAASHSVNSSRIYPCMVELSRTCGDVDFLLVMGDESDATRELCQREGITQVPHFSFYKGTEKVHEEEGIGPDQLAGDVLYYGDNHAAVVQLHNRADVEALMAENSGEDGKLLVLDVGLKHCGPCVKVYPTVVKLSRTMADTAVFARMNGDENDACMEFLKDMEVVEVPTFLFIRDNKIVGRYVGSGKGELIGEILRYQGVRVTY